One part of the Rutidosis leptorrhynchoides isolate AG116_Rl617_1_P2 chromosome 1, CSIRO_AGI_Rlap_v1, whole genome shotgun sequence genome encodes these proteins:
- the LOC139840347 gene encoding uncharacterized protein, with amino-acid sequence MSDEKKIDCNLSETIPIAARLTDNKLNGSNFFEWSKTIRVYLRSMGKDSHLTSEPPKDDTRDLWLQNDARLFLQIMNSIESSVTSLVNHCEYVKELMEYLDFLYSGKSNISRIFNVCKSFHRGEQHDRSLLAYVMEFKKIYEEFNSVMPLSADIKTMQTQQEQIAVMSFLTGLRPVHDVIKSQFLNESTIPSLQETFARVLRHEDVKTPQVSEHNTTLVSRGGFRGGGRSRGDYRGSYRGSSRGGHTDRITEEPTNSSVEFTISANEYAEYTRLKESAKPTTSTVAFAETGNDKCLLSSAFKWVIDSGASDHMTGNNHLYSDFNTHTSYVTIANGTTSPVLGFGTINLTPSISLSSVLCLPNFSFNLLSVSKLTRDLNCVALLFPDSCIFQDLSTKQIIGKGRVSDGLYILETTTKIPRSLVCSKSSSPLMMHCRLGHPSLQNLKKLCSEFFGLSSLYCESCQFAKHQRVHLSPRVNKRVASI; translated from the exons atgagcGATGAAAAAAAAATAGATTGTAATTTAAGCGAGACTATTCCTATTGCAGCTCGCTTAACCGACAATAAACTTAATGGGTCTAACTTCTTTGAATGGAGTAAGACAATCCGTGTATATCTTAGGAGCATGGGAAAAGATTCTCATCTTACTTCCGAACCTCCTAAAGATGATACACGAGATCTGTGGCTACAAAATGATGCCAGACTCTTTCTTCAAATTATGAATTCCATTGAATCTTCGGTTACTTCTTTGGTAAATCATTGTGAATATGTAAAAGAGCTTATGGAGTATCTCGATTTTCTATATTCTGGAAAGAGCAATATCTCTAGAATATTTAATGTGTGCAAATCTTTTCATCGCGGTGAACAACACGATCGATCTTTACTGGCTTATGTTATGGAATTTAAGAAAATATATGAGGAGTTTAACTCTGTGATGCCTTTGAGTGCTGATATTAAGACTATGCAGACACAACAGGAGCAAATAGCGGTCATGAGCTTTCTAACAGGTTTACGACCAGTACATGATGTTATTAAGTCCCAGTTTTTGAACGAGTCTACAATTCCCTCTCTTCAAGAAACGTTTGCTCGTGTCCTCCGTCATGAGGATGTTAAAACACCTCAAGTTTCTGAGCACAACACTACTCTTGTCAGTCGTGGAGGATTTAGAGGAGGAGGGAGGTCTCGTGGAGATTATCGAGGAAGTTATCGAGGAAGTTCAAGAGGAGGTCATACTGATAGAATAACGGAAGAACCCACTAATTCAAGTGTGGAGT TCACTATTTCTGCCAACGAGTATGCTGAATATACACGATTGAAAGAATCTGCGAAACCTACTACTTCAACTGTTGCTTTTGCCGAAACAGGTAATGACAAGTGTCTCTTATCATCAGCCTTCAAATGGGTCATTGATTCTGGTGCCTCAGATCATATGACAGGTAATAACCATCTTTACTCTGACTTCAATACCCACACATCTTATGTCACAATTGCAAATGGTACCACCTCCCCTGTTCTTGGTTTCGGCACTATCAACCTCACTCCATCTATATCTTTATCATCCGTTTTATGTCTACCCAATTTCTCATTTAACTTGCTATCCGTCAGCAAACTTACTCGTGACTTAAATTGTGTAGCCTTACTGTTTCCTGACTCTTGTATCTTTCAGGATCTCTCGACAAAACAGATTATTGGTAAAGGACGGGTATCTGATGGACTTTACATACTTGAAACTACAACAAAAATTCCCCGCTCATTAGTATGCTCAAAGTCATCCTCTCCTCTTATGATGCATTGTCGGTTAGGTCATCCTTCTCTACAGAATTTGAAGAAACTATGTTCTGAGTTTTTCGGTTTATCCTCTTTATATTGTGAGTCTTGTCAGTTCGCTAAGCATCAGCGGGTCCACTTAAGCCCTAGAGTCAATAAGCGGGTTGCGTCCATTTGA